A segment of the Flavobacteriales bacterium genome:
CTCGGAACGATAACGAGTAGGATAGTGTAGATCAACGGCCCAATGTCGTTGCGCAAGAGTTTGTACGAGACCATTCCGACCAACACGAGCATGGCGGCGATCAAAGAGCTGAGGATAACCTTTGTTCCCGTTTCACCGACTTGGATCGCCATCGTGCGAAATCCCTGAGCTGAATCGCCCGGAACATCCTCAAGGTCTTTGATGATCTCCCCAATGAGGTTGATCAGAAAGGCGAAGAAGGCGTAACCGGAGATGATGAGGAACA
Coding sequences within it:
- a CDS encoding prenyltransferase (UbiA prenyltransferase family catalyzes the transfer of a prenyl group to various acceptors with hydrophobic ring structures in the biosynthesis of respiratory quinones, hemes, chlorophylls, vitamin E, and shikonin) produces the protein FLIISGYAFFAFLINLIGEIIKDLEDVPGDSAQGFRTMAIQVGETGTKVILSSLIAAMLVLVGMVSYKLLRNDIGPLIYTILLVIVPSVLLLYQVVTAENPNDYGRASTLTKIIMLFGILSMWAFNQLASL